The following proteins come from a genomic window of Brevibacillus antibioticus:
- a CDS encoding methyl-accepting chemotaxis protein — MDNIDLLRRRNNWVVIVFASIITVVQVLNLFLGVPYAFVLTVLGILYGVLAPFTYISNRPSFREKAAPFMKFFNFAVIGIFMFIIVGLDPHMINIMTIMFFVAVMGIYQDRLINILTIVSTLGIVSYYFLTQRELIFHSTSNLDLMYFLLTFCFVSVTSMMHAVFNNKLQKESEQQKQEAIASKESLQRVLDQINESLTSMQDYQENLNKVTDGVNVRAVETVASLQDIMESFTVQTSNTDELRREMSSTNLQVEDMTRSVTEMHEYVESTKEATNESGKRIGNIGNDFERFIKDIQGTNQLIQELNKETESIGKIIQTISEISAQTNLLALNATIEASRAGEHGRGFAVVADEVRKLAESSKLSSESISNLLMTIREKMKLVSDMISESQTSFEKNSEGILEVQEMFTNMDNYMQNFADKTKNLQEFIIHVHSMIQEVGAKVEVNADITDKNKENLEEVLVLVSEQKDEVVKVSGGFERIEQQMRGLHM; from the coding sequence ATGGATAACATTGATCTATTGAGAAGAAGAAACAATTGGGTCGTAATCGTATTCGCAAGTATTATTACGGTTGTTCAGGTCTTAAACCTCTTTCTAGGCGTACCGTACGCATTCGTTCTCACTGTACTGGGTATTTTGTATGGCGTGCTGGCACCTTTTACTTACATCTCCAATCGCCCGAGCTTCCGTGAAAAAGCAGCGCCTTTCATGAAGTTTTTCAACTTCGCTGTAATCGGAATCTTCATGTTCATCATTGTTGGACTAGACCCGCATATGATCAATATCATGACCATTATGTTCTTTGTAGCAGTTATGGGAATTTATCAAGACCGACTCATCAATATTTTGACCATTGTATCGACATTAGGCATTGTCTCTTACTACTTCCTGACACAGAGAGAATTGATTTTCCATTCGACCAGCAATCTTGACCTGATGTACTTCCTGCTTACCTTCTGCTTCGTCTCTGTCACGAGCATGATGCATGCTGTATTCAATAACAAGCTGCAAAAGGAAAGTGAGCAACAAAAGCAAGAAGCGATTGCCTCGAAGGAATCGTTGCAACGTGTTCTGGATCAGATCAATGAATCACTCACCTCTATGCAAGACTATCAAGAGAATTTGAACAAGGTAACGGACGGTGTAAATGTTCGCGCTGTCGAAACCGTTGCTTCCCTGCAAGACATTATGGAGTCCTTTACGGTCCAGACCAGCAATACGGACGAGCTGCGTCGGGAAATGAGCTCGACGAATCTGCAAGTTGAGGATATGACCCGCTCTGTTACGGAGATGCATGAATACGTAGAATCGACCAAAGAAGCCACTAACGAGAGCGGTAAACGCATTGGCAACATCGGCAATGATTTTGAACGATTCATCAAGGACATCCAAGGTACGAACCAGCTGATTCAAGAGCTCAATAAAGAAACCGAATCGATTGGGAAAATCATTCAAACCATTTCCGAGATTTCTGCACAAACCAATCTTCTGGCACTCAATGCCACGATTGAAGCGTCTCGTGCAGGTGAACACGGCCGTGGATTTGCTGTCGTAGCAGATGAAGTACGGAAGCTGGCTGAATCCTCCAAGCTATCCTCAGAGTCGATTTCGAACCTGCTCATGACCATTCGCGAAAAAATGAAGCTCGTATCCGATATGATTTCTGAGTCACAGACTTCTTTTGAGAAAAATAGCGAGGGTATCCTCGAAGTACAAGAAATGTTCACCAATATGGACAACTACATGCAAAACTTCGCGGATAAAACGAAAAACCTGCAAGAGTTCATCATCCATGTTCACAGCATGATTCAGGAAGTCGGCGCAAAAGTTGAAGTCAATGCAGATATTACCGACAAGAACAAAGAGAACCTGGAAGAAGTGCTAGTTCTCGTTTCTGAGCAAAAAGACGAAGTCGTTAAGGTATCTGGCGGCTTTGAGAGAATCGAACAACAGATGCGTGGTCTCCATATGTAA
- a CDS encoding Crp/Fnr family transcriptional regulator yields the protein MNRITYLSQFYLLNSLSEESLRLIDQLTSLTPFPKNTCIQTPETFSEGFYFIKQGKVRLYKVNRDGRQFTFDILGEGNVFGEVDLLSLGTREMYIETIEDCLICKMSKAKFESYIIEHPQLMLKIMKLISDRMVSISQSAENLALLPLQDRIISTLVKLADQFGNPNSSAFQKIDLPLSHQELAHFVGASREAVTVALRALAREELIQTSFKSISIHRDRILKKM from the coding sequence ATGAACCGAATCACATATTTATCCCAATTTTATTTGTTGAATTCATTATCCGAGGAAAGTTTGCGCTTAATCGATCAATTAACCTCCTTAACACCTTTCCCCAAAAATACGTGCATCCAAACACCAGAAACTTTTTCAGAGGGCTTCTACTTCATCAAACAGGGGAAAGTACGTTTATATAAAGTGAATCGGGATGGGCGACAGTTCACATTCGATATCCTCGGAGAAGGCAATGTGTTTGGAGAAGTGGATCTGCTCTCATTAGGTACGCGAGAGATGTATATAGAAACCATCGAAGACTGCCTCATTTGTAAAATGAGTAAAGCCAAATTTGAGAGCTACATAATCGAACATCCGCAACTAATGCTGAAGATCATGAAGCTCATTAGCGATAGAATGGTTTCGATCAGCCAATCAGCCGAAAATCTTGCCCTTCTCCCTTTACAAGATCGCATTATTTCCACGTTAGTAAAGCTTGCCGATCAATTTGGCAATCCTAACAGTTCGGCGTTTCAAAAAATTGACTTACCTCTTTCCCATCAAGAGCTCGCCCATTTTGTCGGGGCATCCAGGGAAGCTGTGACGGTAGCATTACGTGCATTAGCAAGAGAAGAACTGATTCAAACAAGCTTTAAATCCATTTCCATTCATCGGGACAGAATTTTGAAGAAAATGTAA
- a CDS encoding DNA alkylation repair protein → MPDSVHTRKGASKASLIPENVLALLHAGELESVNLTEWQAVDHIHLLRSVLPHVLLGAYVSPLVDQLEETGSTSGMKAIRLIGQELLAILHKSGEPIATSPVFLSLATHKSDSVRCWSAYIIGLDNTLSVEEKLRQIRKFAADHHFGVREIAWMAIRDSLVHDLNHSIQLLSEWVLDTDENIRRFAVEATRPRGVWCKHIDALKNEPARCVPLLTPLMSDASKYVQDSVGNWLNDASKSQPDWVTQLCDKWLRISDTKETKRIVTKAKRTILKTRTEQK, encoded by the coding sequence ATGCCTGATTCAGTACACACGAGAAAAGGAGCAAGTAAAGCCTCGCTCATCCCTGAGAATGTATTAGCACTCCTTCATGCTGGAGAATTAGAAAGTGTCAATTTGACTGAATGGCAGGCTGTTGATCATATTCATCTGTTACGAAGCGTTCTGCCTCATGTTCTATTAGGCGCGTATGTCTCTCCTCTAGTTGATCAATTAGAAGAAACGGGATCTACGAGCGGAATGAAAGCGATCCGTCTGATTGGACAAGAACTACTTGCGATCTTACACAAATCGGGTGAACCCATAGCTACGTCTCCTGTTTTCCTATCGTTGGCCACTCACAAGTCAGACAGTGTGCGTTGCTGGAGTGCCTATATCATTGGCTTGGACAACACATTATCAGTCGAAGAAAAACTCAGGCAAATAAGAAAGTTCGCGGCTGATCATCATTTTGGAGTGAGAGAGATTGCATGGATGGCGATTCGGGATTCTCTCGTGCATGATCTGAACCATTCCATTCAACTCCTGAGCGAATGGGTACTTGATACTGACGAGAATATACGCCGATTTGCGGTAGAAGCCACCCGCCCACGCGGCGTCTGGTGTAAGCATATTGACGCATTGAAAAATGAGCCTGCTCGCTGCGTGCCTTTGCTCACGCCATTGATGTCAGATGCATCTAAATATGTTCAAGACTCTGTAGGGAATTGGTTGAACGATGCGAGTAAATCACAACCAGACTGGGTGACGCAGCTTTGTGACAAGTGGCTAAGAATCTCGGATACAAAGGAAACGAAGAGAATTGTCACCAAAGCGAAAAGAACCATCCTGAAGACCCGAACCGAACAGAAATGA
- a CDS encoding peroxiredoxin-like family protein: MDKPHFQSLREELDFTTLQIADLLTREVTDAFTRSIEELRTSWHAKGLPIGSIAPDFTLNDHIGKTIALSEEVVKGPVVLTFFRGSWCPYCNLELQAYQQQVDTITSLGAQLFAISPQSPAHSLAMQEKNGLSFPVLCDTNNRVAEKYKLRFRLPDHFQDTYRTLDIDLKHFNSDDSWTLPIPATYILDNQGVIRSAYLDPDYKKRMEPTEVLDILRTLT; encoded by the coding sequence ATGGATAAACCACATTTTCAGAGCCTGCGCGAAGAACTAGATTTTACAACCTTACAAATAGCGGACTTGCTCACTCGTGAAGTAACAGATGCATTTACAAGATCAATCGAGGAGCTGCGGACCTCTTGGCATGCAAAGGGCTTGCCGATTGGTTCGATTGCACCTGATTTCACCTTGAACGATCACATTGGCAAGACCATTGCCTTGTCGGAAGAAGTCGTAAAAGGTCCCGTCGTCCTGACATTTTTCCGTGGATCATGGTGTCCCTACTGCAATTTGGAGCTGCAAGCATACCAACAACAGGTCGATACGATAACTTCACTGGGTGCCCAATTGTTTGCCATTAGTCCACAATCTCCTGCACACTCTCTTGCAATGCAAGAGAAAAACGGACTGAGCTTTCCCGTGCTATGCGATACCAATAACCGGGTAGCAGAAAAATATAAACTCAGATTCAGATTACCTGATCATTTCCAGGATACCTACCGAACATTGGATATCGATCTCAAGCATTTTAATAGCGACGATTCCTGGACACTCCCCATACCAGCTACTTATATCCTCGACAACCAGGGCGTAATCCGATCAGCATACTTAGATCCCGATTACAAAAAACGCATGGAGCCTACTGAAGTTTTAGACATTCTACGTACCCTAACCTAA
- a CDS encoding MFS transporter, translating into MKDIKSFRLLWIGQSFANFGDILYIVGLIAVIHSLNGSTFQMAMVPFITMISRFLGALIAPLLFERYSLKSLISFSQIGKTWFILLLALFIIADMHNTSTLIVLLLMTSLIGFFDGWASPARDSLIPRLVHEDKLIKYNSFLSIVDRTIQLGGWPISSILLVWLGSSTIFWLTFGLYVLSSIMMVLIRRMANETEPTDISTDDGKRFKGAKEGFKYIFRTPTIRTLTIAELLDSIANVVWIAAIIYVFIEDALRSGEEWWGYLNSLFFAGLLLGGMLGFKYEDRIQRNLVIIVRIGAVISSGLILLFAQLTNPWIAVTVSFLFGLFSQLKGVSHGTLVQISTPESVLPKVYSAQDALNFALYGVATMLFGYLTDQLGVRFVFNLSGGLLLVGAGILMFGSLSKVGLLQNNEDTNFKS; encoded by the coding sequence ATGAAAGATATCAAGTCATTTAGGTTGCTTTGGATCGGACAATCTTTTGCGAATTTTGGCGACATCTTGTACATTGTTGGTCTAATCGCAGTGATTCACAGCCTTAATGGTTCAACGTTTCAAATGGCGATGGTACCTTTCATCACGATGATCTCTCGATTTTTAGGAGCACTCATCGCACCTCTTTTATTTGAACGATATTCACTTAAAAGTTTGATTTCCTTTTCACAGATCGGAAAAACATGGTTTATTCTTCTGCTCGCTCTTTTTATTATTGCAGATATGCACAATACATCCACCTTAATTGTTCTTCTCTTGATGACATCATTGATTGGCTTCTTTGATGGATGGGCATCCCCAGCCAGGGATTCACTGATTCCTAGATTAGTGCACGAAGATAAATTGATTAAATACAACAGCTTCTTATCAATTGTCGATAGAACAATTCAACTAGGAGGTTGGCCGATTTCTTCTATACTATTAGTTTGGCTTGGATCAAGCACTATCTTCTGGTTAACATTCGGGCTTTATGTATTATCATCAATAATGATGGTTTTGATTCGTCGCATGGCAAATGAAACAGAGCCTACTGACATAAGCACAGATGATGGAAAGCGGTTCAAAGGAGCAAAGGAAGGATTCAAATATATTTTCCGAACCCCTACCATTCGAACGCTCACAATAGCGGAATTACTTGATTCTATTGCTAATGTGGTGTGGATTGCTGCTATTATCTATGTCTTCATCGAAGATGCTCTACGTTCTGGAGAAGAATGGTGGGGCTATCTCAACTCTCTGTTCTTTGCGGGGCTATTACTCGGTGGGATGCTTGGATTTAAGTATGAAGATCGTATTCAGCGTAATCTCGTAATAATCGTGCGGATCGGTGCAGTTATATCGTCAGGGTTAATTTTGTTATTCGCACAATTGACAAACCCTTGGATAGCTGTCACAGTATCATTTTTATTCGGTTTGTTTAGCCAACTGAAGGGGGTGTCGCACGGAACCCTCGTTCAAATATCTACGCCAGAATCAGTGTTACCCAAAGTCTATTCAGCTCAAGATGCTCTTAATTTTGCTCTGTACGGTGTTGCAACAATGCTATTTGGCTATTTAACCGATCAACTTGGTGTACGGTTTGTTTTTAACCTATCTGGTGGGTTGTTATTAGTTGGTGCAGGGATTTTGATGTTTGGTAGTCTGTCCAAAGTTGGTTTGCTTCAAAATAATGAGGACACTAATTTCAAATCGTAA
- a CDS encoding GNAT family N-acetyltransferase, whose amino-acid sequence MYKQVETVQELATFHEIKETVWTSMGFEMEYAKEGSAQFLLLADDGEAGGTFEMIPFSKSSAYMKSLFQDVVTEDMKVMEVDSLAVLPKYRGQLGQKGICLMIDYAEKHGYTHAIGVSDPTFFTFINKKYHVKAIQTKDIVFYKGADAIPTLFHLKDVYDNKHDSKYSWYNSSSSNQVKVEVGG is encoded by the coding sequence ATGTACAAACAAGTAGAAACCGTACAAGAATTAGCTACATTTCATGAAATCAAAGAAACAGTATGGACAAGCATGGGTTTCGAGATGGAGTACGCAAAAGAAGGCTCCGCACAATTCCTCCTACTTGCCGATGATGGTGAAGCAGGTGGAACATTTGAAATGATACCCTTTTCCAAATCAAGTGCTTATATGAAATCGCTATTTCAGGATGTTGTTACAGAAGATATGAAAGTAATGGAGGTAGACAGTCTCGCTGTTTTGCCGAAATACCGTGGACAATTAGGGCAAAAAGGAATTTGCTTGATGATAGATTACGCTGAAAAGCATGGTTATACCCACGCAATCGGTGTATCAGATCCGACTTTTTTTACGTTCATTAACAAGAAGTATCATGTAAAGGCGATTCAGACCAAAGATATCGTCTTTTATAAAGGGGCCGATGCTATTCCGACCCTCTTCCATCTAAAAGATGTCTATGACAATAAGCACGATTCGAAATATTCCTGGTACAATTCGTCGTCATCCAACCAAGTAAAAGTCGAGGTAGGTGGGTAA
- a CDS encoding amino acid ABC transporter substrate-binding protein, with translation MKKIAWMSLLLSAMVSLVVGCSSAKTGADANKLIIGIDDKFAPMGFRDEKNELVGFDIDYARAASEKMGKQVEFQPIDWSAKESELNSGRIDLIWNGYTITDVRKEKVLFTKPYLKNAQVVVTMANSNLTKLSDLAGKAIGLQKLSSAADAVNASDMKNQVKSITEYPDNVLALSDMKIGRVEAVVIDQVVADYYMAKEPGAFKVMEESLAPEEYGVGVKKGNEALLNELQKALDTMNQDGTAAKISEKWFGENRVLK, from the coding sequence ATGAAGAAAATAGCATGGATGTCATTGTTGTTGAGTGCGATGGTTTCATTGGTAGTGGGCTGTTCCAGCGCAAAAACTGGCGCTGACGCGAACAAGCTGATTATTGGAATTGATGATAAGTTTGCACCAATGGGATTCCGGGATGAAAAAAATGAGCTAGTCGGTTTTGATATTGATTATGCGCGTGCAGCTAGCGAAAAAATGGGAAAACAAGTCGAGTTTCAACCAATCGATTGGAGTGCAAAAGAGTCTGAACTAAATAGCGGTCGTATTGACTTGATCTGGAATGGATATACGATTACAGATGTGAGAAAAGAGAAGGTTCTCTTTACCAAGCCTTATCTGAAAAACGCGCAAGTAGTGGTCACGATGGCAAATAGCAACTTGACCAAGCTGTCAGACTTGGCCGGTAAAGCAATTGGTTTGCAAAAGCTGTCTTCGGCAGCTGACGCTGTCAATGCAAGTGACATGAAAAATCAGGTCAAATCCATTACAGAGTATCCTGATAATGTACTGGCTTTGAGTGATATGAAGATTGGCCGCGTGGAAGCAGTTGTCATCGACCAGGTTGTAGCCGATTACTACATGGCAAAAGAACCTGGAGCCTTTAAGGTGATGGAAGAATCACTTGCACCTGAGGAGTATGGAGTGGGCGTCAAAAAAGGGAACGAGGCGTTATTGAACGAACTTCAAAAAGCGTTGGATACCATGAATCAGGATGGAACCGCAGCTAAAATATCGGAAAAATGGTTTGGCGAAAATCGCGTGTTGAAATAA
- a CDS encoding alpha/beta fold hydrolase: MDARIETKTIQTDRLLISYLTAGVPEGEPLLLIHGNASANLFWDDTIAALCDQYRVYAPDMRGYGASEALPLDATRGLRDWSDDLYSFIRALDLPTPVHLAGWSLGGGIVMQFAIDHPQEVRSLILIAPMSPYGFGGTKDLAGTPCYSSFSGSGGGAANSELVKRIAAKDMGNESPSSPRNVMNQLYFKPPFQVDSEREDRYVSAIISTRTGEGFYPGAFEYVNDWPGVAPGTTGITNAISPKYVNLSGIVQIEPKCPILWIRGADDAIVSDQSLADFGTLGKLGYVPGWPGEDEYPPQPMVSQIRDVLEQYQRAGGSYQEIVMENVGHAPHIEKAEEFVELIRKRRRLR; encoded by the coding sequence ATGGATGCACGAATCGAAACCAAAACGATTCAGACCGATCGACTGCTCATTTCCTATCTGACAGCAGGTGTACCGGAAGGAGAACCGCTTCTCCTCATTCACGGTAATGCATCAGCTAACTTGTTCTGGGATGATACCATTGCGGCTCTATGTGACCAGTACCGTGTGTATGCACCTGATATGCGTGGCTATGGAGCAAGTGAAGCATTGCCCCTCGATGCGACACGCGGTTTGCGAGACTGGTCGGATGACCTTTATTCGTTTATTCGGGCATTGGATTTGCCAACACCCGTCCATCTTGCCGGCTGGTCGTTGGGCGGTGGGATCGTGATGCAGTTTGCCATCGATCACCCGCAGGAAGTGCGCTCTCTGATTCTCATCGCCCCCATGTCCCCTTACGGCTTTGGCGGAACCAAGGATTTAGCTGGCACTCCGTGCTACAGTAGCTTCTCAGGCTCCGGTGGAGGAGCCGCCAACTCCGAGCTGGTCAAAAGGATTGCAGCCAAAGATATGGGCAATGAATCTCCCTCCAGTCCTCGCAATGTCATGAATCAGCTTTATTTCAAGCCGCCGTTCCAGGTTGACTCAGAGCGGGAAGACCGTTATGTGAGTGCGATAATCTCTACAAGAACGGGAGAGGGCTTTTACCCCGGTGCCTTTGAATACGTAAACGATTGGCCCGGTGTCGCTCCTGGAACGACAGGGATTACGAATGCGATTTCTCCCAAATACGTAAATTTGTCCGGTATTGTCCAAATTGAGCCGAAGTGTCCGATTTTATGGATTCGCGGTGCGGATGATGCCATTGTCTCAGATCAGTCGCTAGCTGATTTCGGTACGCTGGGCAAGCTTGGCTATGTCCCCGGATGGCCGGGCGAAGACGAATACCCCCCGCAGCCGATGGTCTCCCAAATTCGTGACGTGCTTGAACAATATCAGCGCGCTGGTGGTTCCTATCAGGAGATTGTCATGGAAAATGTGGGGCACGCTCCACACATTGAAAAGGCAGAGGAGTTTGTAGAGCTCATTCGAAAAAGGAGGAGACTGAGGTGA
- the yhbH gene encoding sporulation protein YhbH, producing the protein MKDESSFIVSREDWSLHRKGYQDQNRHQEKVKEAIKKNLPDLVSEENIIMSNGREVIKIPIRSLDEYRLRFNFQKGKHGGQGKGNSKVGDVVARDGDPAQGPGKGQGAGDQPGVDYYEAEISVEELQEMLFAELELPNLQQKDEEQIVVEETRFNDVRKKGLMGNIDKKRTLIAAIRRNALAGYSDMELGITDDDLRFKTWEEIIKPHSNAVIIAMMDTSGSMGVFEKYIARSFFFWMVRFLRTKYEKVEIVFIAHHTDAKEVTEDTFFSKGESGGTICSSAYKKALEIIDSRYPTSQYNIYPFHFSDGDNLTSDNERCVKLVKELMERCNMFGYGEVNQYNRHSTLMSAYRHIKEPKFMHCVIREKGEVYKALRTFFGKKEAVK; encoded by the coding sequence ATGAAAGATGAATCATCGTTCATTGTCTCCCGGGAAGACTGGTCGCTGCACCGCAAAGGGTACCAGGACCAAAATCGACACCAGGAAAAAGTGAAAGAAGCGATCAAAAAAAATCTGCCCGATCTCGTCAGCGAAGAAAACATCATCATGTCGAATGGTCGGGAAGTCATTAAGATCCCTATTCGCTCCCTGGATGAATACCGATTGCGTTTTAACTTCCAAAAGGGAAAACATGGCGGTCAAGGTAAAGGAAACAGTAAAGTAGGCGATGTCGTAGCTCGTGACGGCGATCCGGCGCAAGGGCCAGGAAAGGGTCAGGGAGCGGGCGATCAGCCAGGTGTAGACTACTACGAGGCTGAAATCAGCGTAGAAGAATTGCAGGAGATGCTTTTCGCCGAGCTGGAGCTGCCGAACCTTCAACAAAAAGACGAGGAACAAATCGTCGTGGAAGAGACTCGGTTCAATGATGTCAGGAAAAAAGGCCTGATGGGCAACATAGATAAAAAACGTACGCTGATCGCGGCCATCCGCCGAAATGCGCTGGCAGGCTACAGTGATATGGAGCTGGGGATCACCGATGATGACCTGCGCTTCAAGACGTGGGAAGAGATTATCAAGCCTCATTCCAATGCTGTCATTATTGCGATGATGGATACGTCGGGAAGTATGGGCGTGTTTGAAAAGTATATCGCCCGCAGCTTTTTTTTCTGGATGGTACGTTTTCTGCGCACCAAGTACGAGAAGGTCGAGATTGTCTTCATTGCCCATCATACGGATGCGAAGGAAGTAACAGAGGACACCTTTTTCTCGAAAGGGGAAAGCGGGGGAACGATCTGCTCCTCAGCCTACAAGAAAGCGTTGGAGATCATTGATAGCCGCTATCCGACATCGCAGTACAACATTTATCCGTTCCATTTTTCCGATGGCGACAATCTCACGTCTGACAATGAGCGCTGCGTGAAGCTGGTAAAGGAGCTCATGGAGAGATGCAACATGTTTGGCTATGGCGAAGTGAATCAGTATAATCGTCATTCAACCCTCATGTCAGCGTATCGCCACATCAAAGAGCCGAAATTCATGCATTGTGTCATTCGGGAAAAGGGCGAGGTATACAAGGCGTTGCGTACTTTCTTTGGCAAGAAAGAAGCTGTGAAGTAA
- a CDS encoding aKG-HExxH-type peptide beta-hydroxylase translates to MSEVEMLSKQEGAEFVDFPFLNYHHLQKNLIDIVEYLNGKDFCLGMSEFDLKRHFIEALNQLQNSELKVQEKIIIEFDNEMHVKKMLDNGLIEEEDLVNDNHLFSEQDQLEIRYKIESALGLIKLLHNDLYNLINQYISTILVVKKSGFGGGSVSGFVGFIWINAHSHWSIVDLAEHIYHEFVHNSLFVDDMVNSIFPDPAACAEEDGLVTSTILKIKRPLDRSYHAANVAVSIMHLYYMLRDRRKDRNYFPELAVTLNELNQKTYLLGKQGILILEKLNQFCANPSFEDISRSLRK, encoded by the coding sequence ATGTCTGAAGTCGAAATGCTTTCAAAACAAGAGGGTGCTGAATTTGTTGACTTTCCTTTTTTGAACTATCATCATCTTCAAAAAAACTTGATTGATATTGTGGAATATCTTAATGGCAAAGATTTCTGTCTTGGTATGAGTGAGTTTGATCTGAAACGCCATTTTATTGAGGCGTTAAATCAACTCCAGAACTCTGAATTAAAGGTGCAAGAAAAAATCATTATTGAGTTTGATAATGAAATGCATGTCAAAAAAATGCTTGACAACGGATTGATTGAGGAAGAAGATCTCGTTAACGACAACCATCTTTTTAGCGAGCAGGATCAATTAGAAATACGCTATAAAATCGAGTCAGCATTAGGTCTTATCAAATTGCTACATAACGATTTATACAATTTGATTAACCAATATATCAGTACCATACTGGTAGTGAAAAAGAGTGGATTTGGCGGAGGGTCTGTGTCAGGATTCGTTGGCTTTATCTGGATCAATGCTCATTCACATTGGTCAATTGTTGATTTGGCAGAACACATCTATCATGAATTTGTTCACAACTCCTTGTTTGTAGATGATATGGTGAATTCCATTTTTCCAGATCCAGCCGCGTGTGCTGAGGAAGATGGTCTAGTAACTTCTACGATCCTAAAAATTAAAAGACCATTGGATCGTTCTTATCACGCTGCGAATGTTGCTGTAAGCATTATGCATTTATACTATATGTTGAGAGACCGACGAAAAGATCGCAACTATTTTCCTGAATTAGCGGTTACACTTAATGAGCTTAACCAAAAAACTTATTTGCTCGGAAAACAAGGGATACTTATTCTCGAGAAGCTAAATCAGTTTTGTGCAAACCCTTCTTTTGAGGATATATCGAGAAGTTTGCGAAAATAA
- a CDS encoding SOS response-associated peptidase encodes MCGRFTLVTNLELWNARFQIEVIPFDMQPRYNIAPGQLIPAIISDQGKRRLGQLKWGLVPSWAQDEKSGYKMINARAETLTQKPAFRRLFERKRCIIPADGFYEWEQRESGKQPMRIMMKNGEPFSFAGLFDTWMNPAGEKLHTCTIITTRPNEIVGPIHDRMPVILRQEDEGIWLDREKFDADLLQSLLVPYDHEQMKAYPVPAMVGSPKNDMPECIQEIANPSLF; translated from the coding sequence ATGTGCGGACGCTTTACGCTAGTGACCAATCTTGAGTTATGGAATGCAAGGTTCCAAATCGAGGTTATACCTTTTGATATGCAGCCACGATATAATATCGCTCCAGGTCAATTAATCCCTGCTATTATTTCCGATCAAGGTAAGCGGCGACTTGGACAGTTGAAATGGGGATTAGTTCCCTCGTGGGCACAAGATGAGAAGAGCGGGTACAAGATGATAAATGCGCGGGCTGAGACGTTAACTCAAAAGCCGGCATTCCGAAGACTTTTCGAGCGAAAACGGTGCATCATACCAGCTGACGGCTTTTATGAATGGGAGCAACGTGAATCGGGCAAACAACCGATGCGAATCATGATGAAAAACGGAGAGCCGTTCTCGTTCGCGGGTTTGTTTGATACCTGGATGAATCCAGCTGGCGAGAAGTTGCATACCTGTACTATCATCACAACACGCCCAAACGAGATTGTAGGGCCAATTCATGACCGGATGCCTGTGATACTGAGACAGGAAGACGAGGGAATATGGTTAGATCGCGAAAAGTTCGATGCTGATCTGTTACAATCGCTACTTGTACCATATGATCACGAACAGATGAAAGCCTACCCTGTTCCAGCAATGGTTGGCAGTCCGAAAAACGACATGCCAGAATGTATTCAAGAAATAGCAAACCCGTCCCTGTTTTGA